One Scyliorhinus canicula chromosome 9, sScyCan1.1, whole genome shotgun sequence DNA segment encodes these proteins:
- the LOC119970960 gene encoding potassium voltage-gated channel subfamily A member 4-like, producing the protein MEVAMVSVEGGGCNSHPPYGYAQRRERLANSRAAAAVAAAAAAAGSAHNQGGRRRQGNPRLPPEERHHTMEGEQTSSAGDAPRRGGGAAAAGSCGERVVINVSGLRFETQARTLGQFPDTLLGDPARRMGYFDPLRNEYFFDRNRPSFDAILYYYQSGGRLKRPVNVPFDIFAEEIKFYQLGDEAMLKFREEEGFVKEAEKPLPRGEFWRQVWLLFEYPESSSPARGIAIVSVLVILISIVIFCLETLPEFRDDRDFPQGGALPANATRRPAGRLAATFGDPFFIVETVCIVWFSFELLVRFAACPSKPAFFRDIMNMIDIVSILPYFITLGTELAHRQANGQQAMSFAILRTIRLVRVFRIFKLSRHSKGLQILGHTLRASMRELGLLIFFLFIGVILFSSAVYFAEADEPRSQFTSIPDAFWWAVVTMTTVGYGDMKPITVGGKIVGSLCAIAGVLTIALPVPVIVSNFNYFYHRENEEQQQQHAQLSPAASCPYLPGNLLKKLRGSTTSSSSSSLGNKSEYLEMEEGLKQSLCLKSKNNGTESAQPNSLQLKAVETDV; encoded by the exons ATGGAGGTGGCCATGGTGAGCGTGGAGGGCGGAGGCTGCAACAGCCACCCGCCTTACGGCTACGCCCAGCGGCGGGAGCGCCTGGCCAACTCGCGGGCGGCGGCCGCCGTggcagcagcggcggcggcggcgggatcCGCCCACAATCAGGGCGGGCGGCGTCGCCAGGGCAACCCGCGCCTCCCGCCCGAGGAG CGGCATCACACGATGGAGGGCGAGCAGACGTCCTCGGCGGGAGACGCGCCGCGGCGGGGCGGGGGCGCCGCCGCCGCCGGGAGCTGCGGCGAGCGGGTGGTCATCAACGTGTCGGGGCTGCGGTTCGAGACCCAGGCGCGGACTTTGGGGCAGTTCCCGGACACCCTGCTGGGCGACCCCGCCCGCCGCATGGGCTACTTCGACCCGCTCCGCAACGAGTACTTCTTCGACCGCAACCGGCCCAGCTTCGACGCGATTCTGTACTACTACCAGAGCGGCGGGCGCCTCAAGCGGCCCGTCAACGTGCCCTTCGACATCTTCGCCGAAGAGATCAAGTTCTACCAGCTGGGGGACGAGGCCATGCTGAAGTTCCGCGAGGAGGAGGGCTTCGTCAAGGAGGCGGAGAAGCCGCTGCCGCGCGGAGAGTTCTGGCGCCAAGTCTGGCTCCTCTTCGAGTACCCGGAGAGCTCGAGCCCGGCGCGGGGCATCGCCATCGTCTCGGTGCTGGTCATCCTCATCTCCATCGTCATCTTCTGCCTGGAGACCCTGCCCGAGTTCCGCGACGACCGCGATTTCCCGCAAGGCGGCGCGCTTCCCGCCAACGCCACCCGCCGGCCGGCCGGCCGCCTGGCCGCCACCTTCGGCGACCCTTTCTTCATCGTGGAGACGGTGTGCATCGTGTGGTTCTCCTTCGAGCTGCTGGTGCGCTTCGCCGCCTGCCCCAGCAAGCCCGCCTTCTTCCGCGACATCATGAACATGATCGACATCGTGTCCATTCTGCCCTACTTCATCACCCTGGGCACCGAGCTGGCGCACCGCCAGGCCAACGGGCAGCAGGCCATGTCGTTCGCCATCCTGCGCACCATCCGCCTGGTGCGGGTCTTCCGCATCTTCAAGCTTTCGCGCCACTCCAAGGGGCTGCAGATCCTGGGCCACACGCTGCGGGCCAGCATGAGGGAGCTGGGCCTCCTCATCTTCTTCCTCTTCATCGGCGTCATCCTCTTCTCCAGCGCCGTCTACTTCGCCGAGGCCGACGAGCCGCGCTCGCAGTTCACCAGCATCCCGGACGCCTTCTGGTGGGCGGTGGTCACCATGACCACGGTGGGCTACGGCGACATGAAGCCCATCACGGTGGGCGGCAAGATCGTGGGCTCGCTCTGCGCCATCGCCGGCGTGCTGACCATCGCCTTGCCCGTGCCCGTCATCGTCTCCAACTTCAACTACTTCTACCACCGGGAGaacgaggagcagcagcagcagcacgccCAGCTCAGCCCCGCCGCCAGCTGCCCCTACCTCCCGGGTAACCTCCTCAAGAAGCTCCGcggctccaccacctcctcctcctcctccagcctggGCAACAAGTCCGAATACCTGGAGATGGAGGAAGGCTTGAAGCAGTCCCTCTGTCTGAAATCCAAAAACAACGGCACGGAGAGCGCCCAGCCCAACTCTCTGCAGCTCAAAGCGGTGGAGACTGATGTGTGA